The Campylobacterota bacterium sequence TAGATATCGAGGATGTCGCCGCGATGCGACACCTCCCCTTCCATTTCGACCATGTCGACGAAGGTGTATCCCCAGTGCAGCAGTTTCTCTTTGAGCGCGCCCAGGTCGAGCCGGGAAGCGAATTCGATCTCGAAACTTTGCAGCAGCTCCTCTTTGGGGACGGGAAAAAGAAGGGTCTTGAGCGGCGAAATTACCAGTGGTTTGCGCGAGGCGGCATAATAGGCGCGCAGCGCGGAAAAAAGGGCGAAAAGTTCTTCGCCAAAGGGGCGGAGGTCGTCCATATAGGCGGCGCGGAAATCGGGGAGCACCGCCGTCTCGATCCCGAGGAACGCGCAGACGTCGGCAAGTTCCCCCGCTTCTTTGGCATCTTCGCACAGGAGAATGTCGGGGCGTTTTTTGGGATCGGTTTTGAGATACTCGTACAGTCGTGCCTGTGCCATCAGGGGTTCATCCTTTTCAAAAACGTCTCGGCCACGCTGAACGAGCCGAAGACCAGATACTCTTTTTCCTCATCCGTCCGCTCGAAAGGAACGAAGGGGATCTGCAGTTCACCCAGCGCCGATTCGAGGTCGCTGCGCTCCGCGATCCGGGGTTCGTTTACGTCGATAATCTCGACACGTTCGACGATCGGCCTCAGAATCCGCAGGATCTCGCGGTAATCCTTGTCGCGGTAGGTGTTGTAGACAAGGTTTACCTTTTTCCCGGCGTAAGCCCGCACGATTTCACGGGCGGCAAGCGGGTTGTGGCCGACGTCGAGAGTGACGTTGTGGGAAATTTTGCTCAGCCTCCCGAACAACGCGTGCTGATCGAAGAGCTCGGCGTGCGCCTCGAATCCCAGCAGTTCGAATGCGGCCATAGAGAGGAGCAGATTATCGCGCAGATAGTCGCTGAGGCCGTTTTTCGTGGCAATATGCCATGCGTTCTCCTCCATCGCCGGAGTCACCCGTTCCCCAAGGGTATAGAGCCTCGTCCCCTTGTCGTGCGCGATCTTTCGCGCGATCGTCTCGACTTCGGAATGTTTTTGCCATCCCAGCAGCGCGAGGCGGGTCATGCTGCGCAGTTTGGTCTGCGCGACCGCTTCGATCGTCGTCCCCAAAAAGGCGGCATGGTCCAGATCGATCGGGGTAAAAACGCTCAACGCTTTCTCAAAGACGTTCGTCGCGTCGTGTTCCCCCCCAAGTCCCGCTTCGAGAACGACCCAGTCACACCCCTCAAACGCCAGCATAGAGAGCAGCGTCGTGTATTCGAAATAGCTCAACGACTCGGAAACGCCCGCGGGAAGGAGCTTCATAAGTCGGCGGTGGACCGCTTCGAGCGCCGCGTCGCCAATCTCTTCGCCCCCGATCCAGATGCGCTCGTTGAACCGGAGGATGTGCGGCGACGTGTAGTGTCCGGTCCGTTTTCCGCTGCGGCGGAGCGCTTCGGCGAGAAAACGCCCCGTGCTCCCTTTTCCGTTCGTCCCCACGATGTGGACGATGGCGGGTTTGGGGAGGCAATCGGCGATCATGGCGTACGCGCGCGGAAAGCGCTCGTAATCGATGACGTCGTAAAACAGAGGTTTGGCGGAGAGGAATTCGTCTAGGTTCATGCGGGCTCGACGCGGTTTCGCCCTTTGTGTTTGGCATCGTAGAGCCGGGCATCGGCCCCTTTGAGGAGCGCTTTTTCGCTGTCAAATTCGCTTCGCTCGGCCACGCCGATGCTGACGCTGACGTCGATACGATGATTCTGGTACATAAAATGGGCCTGCTCGACGTGGGAACGGATCTTTTCGCCGAAAATTTTCGCCCCCGCGATGTCGGTATCCAGAATCGCGATAAACTCCTCGCCGCCGTAGCGCCCGACGGTGTCGGTTCCGCGCGCCTCTTCCTTGAGGATTTTGGCAAACGCGATGAGCACCGCATCCCCCGCTTCATGGCCGTAGGTGTCGTTGATCTGCTTGAAATGGTCCAGATCGAGCATGGCGATGCTGTAACTTCGGTCGTGGCGTTCGTATTCCGCCTCTTTAAGGCTTAAAAATTCGCTCACCGCCCGTTTGTTGAACAGCTTGGTGAGAAAATCCTCCCGCGATGCCTGCTGCGCTTCGGCCAGTTCGGCTTCCAGCACGGCGATTTTTTTGCCCATCCGCTCCACTTTGTCGTTGTGGATCTTGAGGTCCTTGCCGAGCACTTCGACTTTTTCCTCCAGCGCCGTGGCAATCGTGTAGAGCCGTTTATGAGCCGTTTTGAAATCGGCGGGTTTGTCCGCTTCGAGTGCTTCAAGATCGCGTTTGACGTCGCGGATCTCGGCAGTGGAGTTTTCGCTCCGCTCGATCAGCTCGATCAGCTGTGCGGAGAGTTTCCCCAACAGACGGTCAAGCGTATGGACCATCTCCTCGACGCTCCGTTTGTCCAGGGCGATCCGCATCGCGATGGCCGTTTTGATCTCTTTTTCACACTCCGACGAGGCGAGGTATTGGGGCGAATTTTTGAGTTTTTGGGAGAGCTTGAGGGTCGCATCGTCCATTTTGGGAGCGATTGAGGGGACCAGTGACGCGACGACGAGCTGCGCGGCGCTCGCATAGTCGCCCGTACCCCCCTCTTTCGCCCGCGCAAAACGGAGCCCCTCGATCGTCCGGCGCAGATTCGCCGTATCGACGGGTCCGAATTCGGCAAGCTTCATCAGATAGGTATCGTCGTAGATCGAGAGAAAATTGCTCCACGCCTGTTTGAGCAGGTCGATCTGGGTCGCCCCGCCCCGTTCGTCGAGAACGGCGACGGTTTTTCGCGCCAGCGCGGAGGCTTCGGCGTTGTGCAGCAGCTCGACGCTTTTGGCCATCTGTTTGGCCAGCGAACTGAGCATCTCCACGAGCGCGGACGCTTCGGTGGGATTGAGACGGCTCATTTTCGAAATCAGGAAACGGATCAGTTCGGCGGTCGTTTTGACCCGGTAAAGTTTGATCTCTTCGGCCGTCTTCTTGTCCAGCAATGCGGTGTATCGCTCCACACCGCCGCAGTCTTCGACCGCAACGCCCGCTTTTTTCGCCTCCGCGCAGAAAACTTCGGCGTAGACGTCCGGCGTCCAGGTTTTTCCCTCGTTTTTAAGCCGCTCTACCGTATTGCGGACGATCTGATGTATGGTCATCGCGACTCCTCTTTCGGCGGTTTCGCCCCCTCGGCGGCGAGCTTGGCGATAAATGCGTCGATCGCTTTTTCGGCCCCT is a genomic window containing:
- a CDS encoding Mur ligase family protein; this translates as MNLDEFLSAKPLFYDVIDYERFPRAYAMIADCLPKPAIVHIVGTNGKGSTGRFLAEALRRSGKRTGHYTSPHILRFNERIWIGGEEIGDAALEAVHRRLMKLLPAGVSESLSYFEYTTLLSMLAFEGCDWVVLEAGLGGEHDATNVFEKALSVFTPIDLDHAAFLGTTIEAVAQTKLRSMTRLALLGWQKHSEVETIARKIAHDKGTRLYTLGERVTPAMEENAWHIATKNGLSDYLRDNLLLSMAAFELLGFEAHAELFDQHALFGRLSKISHNVTLDVGHNPLAAREIVRAYAGKKVNLVYNTYRDKDYREILRILRPIVERVEIIDVNEPRIAERSDLESALGELQIPFVPFERTDEEKEYLVFGSFSVAETFLKRMNP
- a CDS encoding diguanylate cyclase, with the translated sequence MTIHQIVRNTVERLKNEGKTWTPDVYAEVFCAEAKKAGVAVEDCGGVERYTALLDKKTAEEIKLYRVKTTAELIRFLISKMSRLNPTEASALVEMLSSLAKQMAKSVELLHNAEASALARKTVAVLDERGGATQIDLLKQAWSNFLSIYDDTYLMKLAEFGPVDTANLRRTIEGLRFARAKEGGTGDYASAAQLVVASLVPSIAPKMDDATLKLSQKLKNSPQYLASSECEKEIKTAIAMRIALDKRSVEEMVHTLDRLLGKLSAQLIELIERSENSTAEIRDVKRDLEALEADKPADFKTAHKRLYTIATALEEKVEVLGKDLKIHNDKVERMGKKIAVLEAELAEAQQASREDFLTKLFNKRAVSEFLSLKEAEYERHDRSYSIAMLDLDHFKQINDTYGHEAGDAVLIAFAKILKEEARGTDTVGRYGGEEFIAILDTDIAGAKIFGEKIRSHVEQAHFMYQNHRIDVSVSIGVAERSEFDSEKALLKGADARLYDAKHKGRNRVEPA